In Temnothorax longispinosus isolate EJ_2023e chromosome 2, Tlon_JGU_v1, whole genome shotgun sequence, one DNA window encodes the following:
- the LOC139808560 gene encoding uncharacterized protein, producing the protein MESESRRKGPRSPSADSDDSSHARRRRKYDRSPSPRRNRYRRSRSRDRRSRSSSRDRRRKDPGRSQDWKQQAPPPPQAPSSVPNPNNSTGYVPAVHNQYQAPPPNTSQPPPPISAYNPGYNNYGYNYGPGPGYDYSYQQPAGYRSDYPPPNWQGSQVSYNNQQAPPPPSLTPQQESSRPIDSGSSGLVTSLTRPEDVKKEAIAAEVKQQKATLAKQREEYVKKSATLQRELEILRQQCDEIGKEGGRENNRILKENQKLQIEIQNKMKSIHNVIDMLTGIIGDKVTVDDLKSKFKLELSKHSRSPKEDFPKGKSPSPDRSSASDSEKESKPERDTRERRSSEDKPMYNFVHYDPEMHWCKVCDIFPKTAKEYLNHLHSNEHKEACLERKIVDMPWHERNGEGTEKEVPYYHGLPTKRTPIKGLQFFSAATAWYCKLCDSWIGDLHCASLHLKSKRHSENFSRFVEQNPHWETDWMADREKAFSEDKHKQIQLELQKQKDDDPPIKSKKSKKNKKKSKKSKKRRNRSSASDSSSESDNSDTESDQDTTKSIRVAMRNKMKASTQAILNEEIDYQRIKLKGHNWSKAPPQINQSPLPEQHPVEADDRQLLNSIRDKLKAKQEEEMKSRKVNQDKMEDEEEDLRQDIYSKKSEDLEAWGPKEPPKPFWIKKEEEKQSQPITTNKPIELPKPEEMPKPHMGFWTKQQVNMTVKPPENKSVEKEEDRDRDRDRYKDDRDRKYSRYERRSRRDRDRDRDRDRDRDRDRDYYDDRRKRDRDRDSNDSPRRDRNWRDSSPKRSYDKYSKDRRGDDNSSNDESKFDKKSSDSKSKKGAAPGKKSAPQVAAKGKLPFIGRLPLFKKKTEEPKLPEKEVAPLPYQQSKFEDTPKVPNEIINPPGVAHITKLATPLNLNNSSSTTPLANKTSNQPMKILVAPPPPVLNESKPTPQVVDMEIDDQSEETVIEEQLIVEQQQKQQQQQQTSTVSKLPLPPHPPPPLSRPPPSFTPGPQQQAAAQNRPPPVPTPHFTPNRPPPPFISNPPPSFVQAPPRFPPRQAVPPAPFMTQPPPIANPSFVQNQNPPPPIPTAVDSGAVVPPHSEVADIPEPSEKRSADPSIPLPDDLQEALNIIFPKEESAETKQQQQQQNQQESNIMYSSMYSMLGCVGYGPEYMDQPPPEIMQEAEADTQPGPDDLRMLGIDEGDTIL; encoded by the exons ATGGAATCTGAATCCAGGCGCAAGGGCCCTAGAAGCCCCAGCGCCGATTCGGACGATTCCTCGCACGCCAGGAGAAGAAGGAAGTATGATCGATCCCCGTCACCGAGACGGAACCGATATCGCAGGTCTCGCTCCAGAGACAGAAGATCTCGTTCGAGTTCCAGAGATAGAAGACGGAAGGACCCCGGCAGATCGCAGGATTGGAAGCAACAAGCTCCTCCTCCGCCTCAAGCTCCAAGTTCTGTACCCAATCCGAACAATTCTACCGGTTATGTTCCAGCGGTACATAATCAATATCAG GCACCACCACCGAACACGAGTCAGCCACCACCGCCTATTTCTGCGTACAATCCGGGATACAACAATTACGGTTACAACTATGGTCCAGGTCCAGGTTACGACTACAGTTATCAACAACCTGCCGGCTATCGAAGT GATTACCCACCACCCAACTGGCAAGGAAGTCAAGTGTCATATAACAACCAGCAAGCACCGCCGCCTCCTTCTTTGACACCGCAACAAGAATCGTCGAGGCCGATTGACAGCGGTTCTTCTGGCTTAGTAACATCCTTAACCAGGCCTGAGGATGTCAAAAAAGAAG CAATTGCAGCTGAGGTGAAACAGCAGAAAGCGACATTGGCCAAACAACGGGAGGAATATGTTAAGAAATCCGCTACGTTGCAACGCGAACTGGAAATTCTGCGTCAGCAATGTGACGAGATAGGCAAGGAGGGTGGCCGCGAAAATAACCGAATTTTAAAGGAAAATCAGAAATTGCAG attgaaatacaaaataaaatgaagtCTATTCACAATGTCATCGATATGCTCACCGGTATTATTGGTGACAAAGTTACCGTGGACGATCTGAAGAGCAAGTTTAAGCTAGAATTGAGTAAGCATTCGAGAAGTCCAAAGGAAGATTTTCCGAAAGGGAAGTCTCCTTCGCCCGACAGATCGTCGGCGTCCGATTCAGAGAAGGAATCCAAACCGGAAAGAGATACTAGGGAGAGAAGATCATCGGAGGACAAGCCAATGTACAATTTCGTTCACTACGACCCTGAAATGCATTGGTGTAAAGTCTGCGATATCTTTCCTAAAACAGCAaaggaatatttaaatcatcTGCATAGCAATGAACACAAAGAGGCTTGTTta GAACGCAAGATTGTTGATATGCCATGGCATGAGCGAAATGGCGAAGGGACAGAAAAAGAAGTACCCTATTATCACGGACTACCGACGAAAAGAACACCTATTAAAG GGCTACAGTTCTTCAGCGCAGCAACCGCCTGGTATTGTAAACTTTGCGACTCCTGGATAGGGGATCTTCATTGTGCTAGTCTGCATCTGAAGTCTAAACGTCATTCCGAGAATTTTTCC CGCTTCGTGGAGCAAAATCCGCATTGGGAAACTGACTGGATGGCCGATAGAGAGAAGGCTTTCTCCGAGGATAAACACAAGCAGATACAGTTGGAATTGCAAAAACAGAAGGATGATGATCCTCCGATAAAATCGAAGAAATCgaagaagaataagaaaaaatcgaAGAAATCCAAGAAACGCAGAAATAGAAGCAGCGCTAGTGATTCGTCGAGTGAATCAGACAATTCCGATACAGAATCCGATCAGGATACCACCAAGAGTATACGCGTGGCAATGCGAAATAAGATGAAAGCGTCCACGCAGGCGATTCTGAATGAGGAGATAGATTATCAGCGTATAAAATTGAAAGGGCATAACTGGTCGAAAGCACCGCCACAGATAAATCAATCACCGCTGCCCGAGCAACATCCGGTAGAAGCGGACGACAGACAACTCTTAAATTCGATCAGGGACAAATTGAAAGCCAAACAGGAGGAAGAGATGAAAAGTCGCAAGGTGAATCAAGATAAGATGGAGGACGAGGAAGAGGACTTACGTCAAGACATCTATTCGAAGAAATCAGAAGATTTGGAGGCTTGGGGCCCAAAGGAGCCACCTAAGCCTTTCTGGAtaaagaaggaagaggagaaaCAGTCACAGCCGATCACGACGAATAAACCGATCGAGTTGCCAAAACCGGAAGAGATGCCGAAGCCGCACATGGGATTCTGGACTAAGCAGCAAGTGAACATGACGGTGAAGCCGCCCGAAAATAAATCGgtggagaaagaggaggacaGGGACCGCGACAGAGATCGTTACAAGGATGATCGCGATCGCAAGTATAGCAGATACGAGAGAAGAAGCCGGCGCGATAGAGATCGGGATAGGGACAGAGACAGGGATAGGGATAGGGATCGTGATTACTATGACGATCGTCGAAAGAGGGATAGAGACAGGGACAGCAACGATTCTCCAAGGCGCGATAGAAACTGGCGCGACAGCAGCCCCAAGAGAAGCTACGATAAATACAGCAAAGACAGGCGGGGAGATGACAATTCATCGAACGACGAGTCCAAATTCGACAAGAAATCGAGCGATTCGAAGTCAAAGAAAGGTGCCGCCCCGGGCAAGAAATCCGCGCCGCAAGTGGCGGCTAAGGGCAAGTTACCGTTCATTGGCAGATTACCTCTGTTCAAGAAGAAGACCGAAGAGCCGAAGTTACCGGAGAAAGAGGTAGCTCCGTTGCCCTACCAGCAAAGCAAGTTTGAGGATACGCCGAAGGTACCTAATGAAATCATTAATCCACCTGGTGTTGCGCACATTACCAAATTAGCTACCCCGCTGAACTTGAATAACAGCAGCAGCACAACTCCACTGGCAAATAAAACTAGCAATCAGCCTATGAAGATTCTAGTGGCACCGCCACCGCCCGTGCTGAATGAGAGCAAGCCGACCCCGCAGGTGGTTGACATGGAGATAGACGATCAGTCCGAGGAAACGGTCATAGAGGAGCAGCTGATAGTGGAACAGCAACAaaaacagcagcagcagcagcaaacTTCGACCGTGTCGAAACTACCGTTACCCCCGCATCCACCGCCGCCGTTGAGTAGACCACCGCCCAGTTTCACCCCGGGCCCGCAACAGCAAGCCGCAGCGCAGAATAGACCGCCACCGGTACCAACGCCGCACTTTACGCCAAATCGACCACCTCCGCCGTTCATATCGAATCCACCGCCATCATTCGTTCAGGCACCACCGAGATTCCCGCCTCGTCAAGCTGTGCCGCCTGCTCCCTTCATGACGCAGCCACCACCGATAGCGAATCCGAGTTTCGTGCAAAATCAGaatccgccgccgccgataCCGACAGCAGTAGACTCGGGCGCTGTGGTGCCACCGCATTCCGAGGTGGCCGATATACCGGAACCATCGGAGAAGCGTTCGGCAGACCCGAGCATTCCATTGCCGGATGATCTACAAGAGGCTCTCAACATAATCTTTCCAAAGGAGGAGTCCGCGGAGACcaagcagcagcaacaacaacagaACCAACAGGAGTCGAACATCATGTATTCCTCGATGTACAGTATGTTGGGCTGCGTAGGATACGGTCCTGAATACATGGATCAACCACCACCCGAGATTATGCAAGAGGCAGAAGCGGACACACAACCTGGACCCGATGATCTTCGCATGTTGGGCATCGACGAGGGGGATACGATCTTGTAA